The Candidatus Bathyarchaeia archaeon genome has a segment encoding these proteins:
- a CDS encoding AAA family ATPase — translation MSDKKPLIVIGVTGMPGAGKDAFREIVREYGFPIIVMGDEIRAEAARRNLEPTPDNLGKLMLQIRAEEGPEVLAKRCVSKIKALDARVVIVDGLRSPHEVREFKRVFPRFKVIAIHASPETRFKRLLKRGRSDDPKDWETFYARDQRELSVGIGEVIATADYMIINEGTLGQLRREIKRVIRRVIKDEQACRQSGG, via the coding sequence GTGTCAGATAAGAAGCCTCTCATCGTTATAGGGGTAACAGGCATGCCCGGCGCTGGAAAAGACGCTTTTAGGGAAATCGTCCGCGAGTACGGTTTTCCAATCATCGTTATGGGTGATGAGATTAGAGCTGAGGCCGCCCGCAGAAATCTTGAACCAACACCGGATAATCTTGGTAAACTTATGCTACAGATCAGAGCTGAGGAGGGACCTGAAGTCTTAGCTAAAAGATGCGTATCGAAGATTAAGGCTTTAGATGCACGCGTAGTTATTGTCGATGGGCTACGAAGCCCACATGAAGTTAGGGAGTTTAAGCGTGTTTTCCCTAGGTTTAAGGTTATAGCCATACATGCTTCTCCTGAAACTAGGTTTAAGCGCCTTCTTAAGAGGGGTAGGAGCGATGACCCTAAAGATTGGGAAACATTTTATGCGCGCGATCAAAGGGAGCTGAGCGTCGGTATAGGTGAGGTTATAGCGACGGCCGACTACATGATTATTAATGAAGGCACGCTGGGACAGCTGAGAAGGGAAATTAAACGGGTAATAAGGAGGGTGATTAAAGATGAGCAAGCCTGTAGGCAGAGTGGAGGTTAA
- a CDS encoding Snf7 family protein has translation MSSKFAKKWEEGEQKGLKAMLKPSEPLRTKIELAIKRIEAQIQYIEGTLNRLSERDKYLFSKIVEAYSRHQIQRAHVLANELAELRKMANFMMNAELALERVALRLKTVTQLGNVMSALTPATQVLQSVSVGLSGLLPNAEKEIGQIGAMLNDLIIEAGEVTGVTPNFEVASDDAQKILNEAAVIAEQRMREKFPDLPSLKSAEEAGEDSGFSE, from the coding sequence ATGTCATCGAAGTTCGCTAAAAAATGGGAGGAGGGCGAGCAGAAAGGGCTTAAAGCTATGCTCAAGCCATCTGAGCCCTTAAGGACTAAGATTGAGCTGGCCATTAAGCGCATTGAAGCCCAAATCCAGTATATTGAAGGCACGTTAAATCGGTTGAGTGAGAGAGACAAATATCTATTCTCAAAGATTGTTGAAGCGTATTCTAGGCATCAGATTCAGCGTGCTCACGTGCTAGCAAATGAGCTCGCTGAATTAAGAAAGATGGCTAACTTCATGATGAATGCCGAGCTAGCATTAGAGAGGGTTGCATTAAGGCTTAAAACAGTAACTCAGCTCGGCAACGTTATGTCAGCTCTAACTCCGGCCACACAGGTTTTGCAGAGCGTCAGCGTAGGGTTAAGTGGGTTGCTACCGAACGCTGAGAAAGAAATCGGGCAGATAGGAGCAATGCTAAACGATCTAATAATTGAGGCCGGTGAGGTCACTGGGGTGACACCTAACTTTGAGGTTGCCAGCGACGACGCTCAAAAAATCCTTAATGAAGCAGCTGTTATAGCTGAGCAAAGGATGAGGGAAAAGTTCCCGGATTTACCTTCACTGAAATCAGCGGAGGAGGCTGGCGAAGACTCAGGTTTCTCAGAATAA
- a CDS encoding 5-formyltetrahydrofolate cyclo-ligase — MQTGNFSPSKEEIRRRIWSIMEESNIARFPRPVYGRIPNFVGSDIAARRLSEQEEFKRAKVVKVNPDAPQSMVRYLTLLSGKTLLMPTPRLKSGFLILNPAKIPIKAYSEASSIHGAFKYGEICGIDEIPSIDLIVAGSVAVSRDGVRVGKGGGYSEIEYGILREIGAVDEKTPILTTVHDIQIVDFVPREEFDLTVDAVITPTKIVRIVNVGERPKGIIWDKLSEERTREIPILSQLKEFKRPLNSRP, encoded by the coding sequence ATGCAAACGGGTAATTTTAGCCCAAGTAAGGAGGAGATTCGCCGGAGAATCTGGTCGATTATGGAGGAATCTAACATTGCAAGGTTTCCTAGACCAGTCTATGGTAGAATACCGAACTTTGTGGGCTCAGATATTGCCGCGCGAAGATTGTCTGAGCAAGAGGAGTTTAAGCGGGCCAAGGTCGTTAAAGTTAATCCTGATGCTCCTCAAAGCATGGTTAGATACTTAACACTTTTAAGTGGTAAAACTTTGCTTATGCCGACTCCTAGACTTAAATCCGGGTTTTTAATCCTTAATCCAGCTAAAATCCCCATAAAAGCGTATAGCGAGGCGTCATCAATTCACGGAGCATTCAAGTACGGTGAGATATGCGGAATAGATGAGATACCCAGCATAGATTTAATTGTCGCAGGCTCCGTCGCGGTCTCCAGAGATGGGGTGCGCGTTGGGAAAGGTGGAGGATACAGCGAGATAGAGTATGGGATACTGCGCGAGATCGGCGCTGTTGACGAGAAAACGCCAATATTAACAACTGTTCACGATATCCAAATAGTGGATTTCGTGCCTAGAGAAGAATTTGATCTAACGGTTGATGCGGTAATCACACCTACAAAAATCGTTAGAATAGTGAACGTGGGCGAGAGACCTAAAGGCATAATATGGGATAAACTATCGGAAGAACGTACTAGAGAGATACCGATTCTCTCTCAACTCAAGGAATTTAAGCGCCCACTTAATTCGCGGCCTTAA
- the cca gene encoding CCA tRNA nucleotidyltransferase, with amino-acid sequence MSEEINLTSEAKIRDICEKVLQKAVPDHVEREKTMDFSMRLVSALKSEVLRDGLEADVQIEGSVAKDTWLAGEKDIDIFVLLSPRYGRDVFSRVLELAKRVSGDNYLENYAEHPYIEAYIDGFTVNFVPCFKVSDAREAKSSVDRTPFHTSYIKSKLNDRIKNEIRLLKAFMHGIGVYGAEIKVGGFSGYLCELLTIHYGSFINVLKVASRWHVGEVIDIEGYYKSQEEVKTMFRNEPLIVIDPVDRNRNVASAVRIDRLSEFIIASRLFLKDPDIRFFYPEEPKTYSVEEALQAIRFRGSALIFIKTRPIRAVPDVLWGQLFRSQKAIIKLLKQFNFDVIRSDIWSDEKTGSILLFELPTRFLPNIEKHMGPPVEKMIECEKFLRKHLFSKDIFSGPRIEDGRLVVEKRRRYSDAVTLLKENLKNGGGSIGIASLVSEAFLDSLEIFVNEEIKDLYSAEKSFALFLTKYLIGRPSWLT; translated from the coding sequence TTGTCTGAGGAGATTAACCTTACATCTGAAGCGAAAATTAGGGATATATGCGAGAAGGTTCTTCAGAAAGCTGTCCCGGACCATGTTGAGCGAGAAAAGACGATGGATTTCTCTATGCGCTTAGTTAGCGCCCTGAAAAGTGAGGTGCTAAGGGATGGGTTGGAGGCTGATGTCCAGATTGAGGGTTCAGTAGCAAAGGATACTTGGCTTGCTGGCGAGAAGGATATAGACATATTCGTGCTTCTTTCGCCCAGATACGGCAGAGACGTATTTTCTAGGGTTTTGGAGTTGGCTAAAAGAGTTTCCGGCGACAATTATCTTGAGAATTACGCTGAACACCCATATATAGAAGCCTACATAGATGGCTTTACCGTAAACTTTGTTCCATGCTTTAAAGTCTCTGATGCTAGGGAAGCCAAGTCCTCTGTGGATAGAACCCCCTTTCACACGTCTTACATTAAAAGTAAATTGAATGATAGAATTAAAAATGAGATACGCTTACTGAAAGCATTTATGCATGGTATAGGCGTTTACGGAGCTGAGATTAAGGTCGGGGGCTTCAGCGGCTATTTATGCGAGCTTCTAACGATCCATTATGGTTCATTCATAAACGTTTTAAAAGTCGCCTCCAGGTGGCATGTCGGCGAGGTCATAGATATCGAAGGGTATTACAAGAGCCAAGAAGAGGTTAAAACAATGTTTCGCAATGAGCCATTAATAGTCATCGACCCAGTTGACAGAAACCGGAACGTTGCCTCAGCCGTTAGAATTGACAGACTAAGCGAGTTCATCATAGCCTCCAGGCTATTTCTTAAAGACCCGGACATAAGGTTCTTTTATCCAGAAGAACCAAAAACGTACTCGGTTGAAGAAGCGTTGCAGGCCATTAGGTTTAGGGGTTCAGCGCTCATTTTCATTAAGACCAGACCTATAAGGGCGGTGCCAGACGTGCTTTGGGGTCAGCTCTTCAGGTCTCAAAAGGCGATTATAAAGTTGCTTAAGCAGTTCAACTTCGATGTTATACGCAGCGACATATGGAGCGACGAAAAAACCGGGAGCATACTTCTCTTCGAATTACCTACGCGTTTCCTGCCAAACATTGAGAAGCACATGGGTCCTCCGGTTGAAAAGATGATTGAATGTGAAAAATTTTTGAGGAAACATCTATTTTCTAAAGACATTTTTTCGGGTCCTAGGATTGAAGATGGCAGGTTGGTCGTTGAGAAACGTAGAAGATACTCGGATGCGGTCACCCTACTAAAAGAGAATCTTAAGAACGGTGGGGGAAGCATAGGTATTGCAAGCCTTGTTTCCGAAGCATTTCTCGATTCTTTAGAGATATTTGTCAACGAGGAGATCAAGGATCTTTACTCCGCCGAGAAGAGTTTTGCATTATTTTTAACTAAGTACTTGATTGGCAGGCCGAGCTGGCTCACTTAA
- a CDS encoding RNA-binding domain-containing protein yields MSKPVGRVEVKVEVEVNPTEDADKVRVAVQKVLGNMNLEFVGEGEYGRLVGKAEGLEALTRFYDLLRRERILDAARTVLLRGVQGKRIVFYLNKQVAYVGHISFSQPYGESPLGPICVEIECDDPHSLIDWLTPKTAK; encoded by the coding sequence ATGAGCAAGCCTGTAGGCAGAGTGGAGGTTAAAGTCGAGGTGGAGGTTAATCCTACAGAGGATGCGGATAAAGTTAGGGTTGCGGTCCAAAAGGTTCTTGGAAACATGAACTTAGAGTTTGTCGGAGAAGGCGAATATGGGAGGCTCGTTGGGAAAGCGGAGGGGTTAGAGGCATTAACAAGGTTCTATGATCTGCTGAGGAGGGAACGCATACTGGATGCCGCAAGAACGGTCCTTTTAAGGGGGGTTCAAGGTAAAAGGATAGTTTTCTACCTTAATAAGCAGGTTGCCTACGTGGGGCACATATCGTTTTCGCAGCCGTATGGTGAATCGCCGCTCGGCCCAATATGCGTGGAAATAGAGTGCGATGATCCGCATAGCCTAATAGATTGGCTAACGCCAAAAACAGCGAAGTAG
- a CDS encoding hydroxymethylglutaryl-CoA reductase, degradative produces the protein MSSSAISGFYKLSIDERLKLVKEFSGLTDEEVNMLKATGALSLDLADRMIENVIGVFPMPMGIAVNFLINGKDYLIPMVIEETSVVAAASHGAKMTRSKGGIFATSTEPIMIGQIQAVKIKDPYRARMAILEAKEDILEKANEQDPMLVSVGGGAKDLRVKVIDTFRGPMVITELLVDCRDAMGANAVNTMCEAVAPLIAHITGGKVLLRIISNLATERLARAWAIVDKNAVGGEEVVDGIIDAYAFAAADPYRAATHNKGILNGIIAVALATCNDHRAIEAGAHAYAARFGRYMPLSVWEKNEDGDLVGSIEMPMAVGIIGGATKVHPISKIALKILGVKSARELAEVMVAVGLAQNLAALRALASEGIQRGHMELHARNIAIMAGATGELIDIIAERMVKERRIRMDRAKELLEEYRRKHTEG, from the coding sequence TTGAGCTCATCTGCAATTTCAGGATTCTATAAACTGAGTATTGATGAGAGACTTAAGCTGGTTAAAGAGTTTTCTGGCTTAACCGATGAGGAGGTTAATATGCTTAAGGCGACGGGCGCATTAAGCCTAGATTTAGCCGACCGAATGATTGAGAACGTTATAGGGGTTTTTCCGATGCCTATGGGAATAGCGGTAAACTTTCTAATTAATGGCAAGGATTACCTGATACCCATGGTCATCGAGGAAACCTCTGTTGTAGCGGCTGCAAGCCATGGTGCCAAGATGACGAGAAGTAAAGGTGGAATATTCGCGACCAGTACTGAGCCAATAATGATTGGGCAGATACAAGCCGTAAAGATTAAAGATCCATATAGGGCTAGAATGGCAATTCTAGAGGCTAAGGAAGATATTTTGGAGAAAGCTAATGAGCAGGATCCGATGCTGGTTTCCGTTGGCGGCGGAGCGAAAGACCTAAGGGTTAAGGTTATAGATACGTTTAGGGGGCCGATGGTTATAACGGAGCTGCTCGTAGATTGTAGAGACGCCATGGGCGCAAACGCCGTTAACACTATGTGTGAGGCTGTAGCGCCATTAATAGCGCATATAACTGGCGGAAAAGTGCTTCTTCGCATAATCTCAAACCTTGCAACCGAGAGGCTTGCAAGGGCGTGGGCTATTGTTGACAAAAATGCTGTTGGAGGAGAAGAGGTTGTCGACGGTATAATTGACGCTTATGCTTTTGCCGCAGCCGACCCTTATAGGGCTGCGACACACAATAAGGGCATATTAAATGGTATAATTGCCGTTGCGCTGGCAACATGCAACGATCATAGGGCTATTGAGGCTGGCGCACATGCATATGCCGCTAGGTTTGGACGCTATATGCCGCTCTCGGTTTGGGAGAAGAATGAGGATGGTGACCTGGTCGGCTCAATAGAGATGCCTATGGCTGTCGGGATAATTGGCGGGGCGACAAAGGTGCATCCAATATCTAAGATAGCCTTAAAGATCTTGGGCGTTAAATCCGCCCGCGAACTAGCTGAAGTTATGGTGGCGGTCGGCTTGGCCCAGAACCTCGCCGCCTTAAGGGCTCTTGCATCCGAAGGCATACAGAGGGGGCATATGGAACTACATGCGAGGAATATAGCGATTATGGCTGGAGCTACCGGGGAATTAATAGACATTATAGCTGAGCGGATGGTTAAAGAAAGGAGGATTAGGATGGATAGGGCGAAGGAACTCCTCGAAGAATATAGGAGGAAGCATACTGAAGGCTAG
- a CDS encoding PRC-barrel domain-containing protein gives MQTNIFATLIGRSLKDDSGREIGKIVSFVIDSSGEVREVLVENKGEEIIKYPVERLKAGQDDVLLVSEIDRRVEEICEKLPVLLKKREILESLFRNKEILPEIYESLSAEFDKSIDDMRVKVQGVLGDIERQIQSQENIIRMLHLARTFLEMEHGIGNVRDDVFRQSLLSILREIKYASYRKMSLLKTKEKVSGLSVRADVSVAADKYVDQKPVVNVRITNE, from the coding sequence TTGCAGACGAATATTTTCGCAACTTTAATTGGTAGAAGTTTAAAGGATGATAGCGGCAGGGAAATTGGCAAAATAGTGTCTTTTGTAATAGATTCTTCAGGTGAAGTTAGGGAGGTCCTGGTTGAAAATAAGGGTGAGGAGATAATTAAATATCCGGTTGAGAGGCTTAAGGCTGGACAGGACGATGTTCTCCTTGTTTCAGAGATTGATAGGCGGGTTGAGGAGATTTGCGAGAAACTTCCAGTCCTATTAAAGAAGCGTGAGATTCTTGAATCCCTCTTTAGGAATAAGGAGATATTGCCCGAAATCTACGAGAGCTTGAGTGCTGAATTTGATAAGTCTATAGATGATATGAGGGTTAAAGTTCAAGGCGTTCTAGGCGACATAGAGCGGCAGATTCAGTCTCAAGAAAACATTATTAGGATGCTTCATTTAGCCAGAACTTTCCTTGAGATGGAGCACGGTATAGGCAATGTAAGGGACGACGTGTTCCGGCAATCTCTCCTATCAATTCTCAGAGAGATAAAATATGCATCGTATAGGAAGATGAGTTTATTAAAGACTAAGGAAAAGGTTTCCGGTCTCTCCGTTCGAGCCGATGTTAGCGTCGCGGCAGATAAGTATGTTGATCAAAAGCCGGTGGTAAATGTACGTATAACTAATGAGTAA
- the rnz gene encoding ribonuclease Z, which translates to MVLRIIFLGTAASVPTNDRSLPSIVIQREGDILMFDCGEGTQRQMIKAKIGLNRKMIIFITHMHGDHVLGLPGVIQTMSLLGRDKPLQIYGPPGVRDYLESIFKTVRFWLNFPVEIGEIEREGTIYENRDYEVQAVWAEHSIQSLAYAFIEKPRPGRFHPEKAIALGVPKGPLWSTLQRGVEVTLPDGRIVRPLDVMEPPRPGRKIVYSGDTRPSERIIDLAKNADVLIHEATLSDELAEKAEEEGHSTPSEAAQIALRANVKLLVLTHISARYADPKVLLEQARRIFLNTCLPNDLEVIEVPLPK; encoded by the coding sequence TTGGTCTTAAGGATTATTTTTCTGGGAACCGCTGCAAGCGTGCCAACCAATGACCGTTCGCTTCCCTCGATAGTAATACAGCGTGAAGGCGATATACTGATGTTCGACTGCGGTGAGGGGACGCAGAGGCAAATGATTAAGGCTAAGATCGGGTTAAACCGTAAAATGATCATCTTTATAACGCATATGCATGGAGACCACGTTTTGGGTTTACCCGGCGTGATACAGACGATGTCGCTTCTAGGCAGAGATAAACCCCTCCAAATTTACGGGCCTCCCGGAGTCCGGGATTACCTAGAGTCTATTTTTAAAACCGTTAGGTTTTGGCTAAATTTCCCCGTAGAGATCGGCGAGATAGAACGGGAAGGAACCATATATGAAAACAGAGATTATGAGGTTCAAGCAGTTTGGGCTGAACATTCAATACAGTCATTGGCATACGCCTTCATCGAGAAGCCTAGACCCGGAAGATTCCACCCTGAAAAAGCTATAGCGTTAGGTGTTCCGAAAGGGCCTTTATGGTCTACTCTTCAAAGGGGCGTGGAGGTTACTCTCCCAGATGGGAGGATAGTTAGGCCGCTGGACGTCATGGAGCCCCCTAGGCCCGGAAGAAAGATTGTTTATAGCGGCGATACAAGGCCTTCAGAGAGGATCATCGATTTAGCGAAAAACGCTGATGTTTTAATTCACGAGGCGACTTTAAGCGATGAGCTCGCCGAGAAGGCGGAGGAGGAAGGGCATTCGACGCCAAGCGAAGCTGCTCAAATAGCTTTGAGAGCCAACGTGAAACTTCTGGTTTTAACGCATATCAGCGCGAGATACGCTGATCCTAAAGTTCTATTGGAGCAGGCTAGAAGAATATTTCTGAACACATGTTTACCAAATGATTTGGAGGTTATTGAAGTACCTCTCCCAAAATGA
- a CDS encoding THUMP domain-containing protein — protein MAKLFFLVSGENPTLPFSEVKSILSAEGYDYRVLGELTQLLRVEADIKCAEAVRFRSALAKDCCLEIFSCGAAIDEILSNARRIDFAQFLGEGETFAVRVLRVRGCAPHINCLVLERSIGEKIFEGAGKVRVDLKKPNKTFVGILTDNMFFFGLRLAEIKHKDLLERGPRRRVFFHPSAMTAKVARCMVNLAQAKPGHLLLDPFCGTGSILIEAGLIGCRTLGFDAKRRMVEGSLKNLRFFGIESTVAVADARFPPLPAGSVDRIVTDPPYGTAASTLGFTTRDLVERFFCSAIDIVKEGGMICIAAPKNIGVREIGHRCEFKHLESHFIYIHRRLTREIAVFKYGGDD, from the coding sequence GTGGCTAAATTATTCTTTCTAGTTTCAGGTGAAAACCCCACATTGCCTTTTTCTGAAGTAAAATCTATTCTCAGCGCCGAAGGATATGACTACCGTGTGCTAGGTGAGCTAACTCAGTTACTAAGGGTCGAAGCCGATATTAAATGTGCGGAAGCTGTCAGGTTTAGATCCGCGTTGGCTAAAGACTGCTGCCTAGAAATATTTAGCTGCGGGGCCGCGATTGACGAGATTCTATCCAATGCCAGAAGAATAGATTTCGCGCAATTTCTAGGTGAGGGAGAAACTTTCGCCGTCAGGGTTTTAAGGGTAAGGGGATGTGCTCCGCACATTAACTGTCTAGTGTTAGAGCGTAGTATAGGCGAAAAGATATTTGAGGGCGCTGGGAAAGTCAGAGTTGACCTTAAGAAGCCGAATAAAACATTTGTAGGCATATTGACCGATAACATGTTCTTCTTTGGGTTAAGGCTAGCTGAGATAAAACATAAGGATTTATTGGAGCGTGGGCCTAGAAGAAGAGTTTTCTTCCACCCATCTGCGATGACGGCTAAAGTTGCGAGGTGTATGGTCAATTTAGCTCAGGCGAAGCCGGGACACCTGCTTCTAGACCCCTTCTGCGGAACCGGAAGCATACTGATTGAAGCTGGCTTAATCGGGTGCCGCACACTAGGCTTCGACGCTAAGAGGCGCATGGTTGAAGGAAGCCTAAAAAACCTCAGGTTTTTCGGTATAGAGTCGACCGTAGCTGTCGCGGACGCCCGTTTTCCACCGCTTCCCGCTGGAAGCGTAGACCGTATCGTGACGGATCCCCCCTATGGGACAGCCGCTTCAACGCTCGGCTTTACAACAAGAGATCTTGTGGAACGTTTTTTCTGTTCAGCTATCGATATTGTCAAGGAGGGCGGCATGATATGTATCGCTGCCCCGAAAAATATTGGGGTGCGTGAGATTGGGCATAGATGCGAATTTAAGCATCTTGAATCGCATTTTATTTATATTCATAGAAGGCTTACCCGTGAAATAGCTGTTTTCAAGTATGGCGGGGACGATTAA
- a CDS encoding radical SAM protein — MSLESFVINPSINVSPYCYSILRIEPYSGCGHRCIYCFGRWYRVESAEGSRAEPNVARDFKRMLNSLRKRSLKTMPFRLSTLVDPFQPIEEKRRVSKHVMAMCLKHSAPLIINTKATLLLRNDLFSILMELNSRGLVIVQISLSTINAKIASLLEPNAPPPIERLNMAEKLSEKNVPVIVRLQPFIPGITDCEAEDIVKHSPLRWSKTVNR; from the coding sequence ATGAGTCTAGAGTCCTTTGTGATAAATCCGAGCATTAACGTTAGCCCGTATTGTTATTCCATCCTTAGAATTGAGCCGTATTCAGGCTGCGGACATAGGTGCATCTATTGTTTTGGGCGTTGGTACAGGGTTGAATCAGCTGAAGGAAGCAGGGCGGAGCCTAATGTTGCTAGAGACTTTAAAAGGATGCTGAATTCTCTTAGGAAAAGAAGCCTGAAAACTATGCCGTTCAGGTTATCCACCCTAGTTGATCCATTCCAACCCATTGAGGAGAAACGTCGGGTGAGCAAACATGTTATGGCAATGTGCCTAAAGCACAGCGCGCCATTAATAATTAACACTAAGGCAACTCTTCTCTTAAGGAATGATCTCTTCAGTATTCTGATGGAGTTGAACAGTAGGGGCCTTGTTATAGTGCAGATCTCGCTCTCAACGATTAATGCTAAAATCGCCAGCTTGCTGGAGCCTAACGCGCCGCCGCCAATTGAAAGGCTAAATATGGCTGAGAAGCTTTCGGAGAAGAATGTTCCGGTGATTGTTCGTCTACAACCATTTATTCCTGGAATAACGGATTGCGAGGCTGAGGATATTGTTAAGCATTCCCCGTTACGCTGGAGTAAAACAGTTAATCGTTGA
- a CDS encoding sugar phosphate isomerase/epimerase, with protein MHLGLSTLFCLREPLSAAIKLLDKISVNHVEIVDEGPHALNRRRVSMLKKAFSERGISLSVHAPFADINIASTSPTIRHAVMKRLKKSMELSAQLNPECWVFHPGIRSAVSDALRNLDWEINLKSTHELLKEAEKHGLKIAIENVPDPFPFLLKRVGEFESFYEALGADGLKLGITFDVGHANINGEINEFMERFRSKIVHIHVHDNNGDFDAHLGVGFGSINWVEAISAIKKMNYKGVLVIESKNNVEESIQALRRLI; from the coding sequence ATGCATTTAGGCCTATCTACGCTCTTCTGTCTAAGAGAGCCCCTTTCAGCAGCCATAAAACTTCTGGACAAAATTAGCGTGAACCATGTGGAGATAGTTGATGAGGGGCCGCATGCGCTCAACCGTCGAAGGGTAAGCATGCTTAAAAAAGCGTTCTCTGAAAGAGGTATTAGCCTCTCCGTGCACGCGCCCTTTGCTGACATAAATATTGCGTCAACGTCGCCTACAATAAGGCACGCTGTGATGAAGCGGCTTAAAAAATCAATGGAGTTGTCAGCGCAATTAAACCCAGAATGCTGGGTTTTTCATCCAGGCATCCGGAGCGCTGTAAGCGATGCGCTTCGAAACTTAGACTGGGAGATTAACTTAAAGTCTACCCATGAGCTCCTTAAAGAGGCTGAGAAGCATGGACTGAAAATAGCCATAGAGAATGTTCCGGATCCATTTCCATTTCTGCTTAAGAGGGTTGGGGAATTCGAGAGTTTCTATGAGGCTTTGGGGGCGGATGGGCTGAAGCTGGGCATAACGTTTGATGTTGGACACGCAAATATAAATGGGGAGATAAACGAGTTTATGGAGAGATTTAGGAGTAAAATAGTTCACATTCATGTTCATGATAACAACGGGGATTTTGACGCGCATCTCGGTGTAGGGTTTGGAAGTATAAATTGGGTTGAAGCTATAAGCGCCATTAAAAAGATGAATTATAAGGGCGTGTTGGTCATAGAATCTAAGAATAATGTTGAGGAAAGCATCCAAGCTTTAAGGAGACTAATTTAA
- the thpR gene encoding RNA 2',3'-cyclic phosphodiesterase, with amino-acid sequence MVDLDLVRSFIAFDIEDESVIRELSKVQSALLETGADIKLVEPENIHITVRFLGEIPQAMIDKVYNEMIKVVFSPFDVEIKGLGAFPNIRHINVIWAGIRKGSNELRNIYYQLEPNLQRLGLRPDDKGFSPHLTIARVKTSRRKEELIRILKEFENYDFGIIKARCLRLKKSVLTSKGPIYSTLREVCR; translated from the coding sequence TTGGTTGATTTGGATCTAGTTCGCAGCTTCATTGCCTTCGATATTGAGGATGAAAGTGTTATTAGGGAGCTTAGTAAGGTTCAGTCGGCTCTTCTTGAGACTGGCGCGGACATTAAGCTCGTTGAGCCGGAGAACATTCATATAACGGTTAGGTTTCTCGGCGAGATACCACAAGCCATGATCGATAAAGTTTATAACGAGATGATTAAAGTTGTTTTCTCACCATTCGATGTTGAGATTAAGGGTTTAGGCGCTTTCCCAAACATAAGACACATAAACGTTATTTGGGCTGGTATAAGAAAAGGCTCCAACGAGTTAAGAAACATATACTATCAGCTTGAACCTAACCTCCAGAGACTTGGCTTAAGACCTGACGATAAAGGCTTCAGCCCGCATCTGACGATAGCCCGCGTTAAAACCAGCAGAAGGAAAGAGGAGCTTATAAGAATCCTTAAGGAATTTGAGAATTATGATTTCGGCATCATAAAAGCGAGGTGCCTAAGATTAAAGAAGAGCGTCTTAACGTCCAAGGGTCCAATATACTCGACGTTAAGGGAGGTTTGCAGGTAA
- a CDS encoding transcriptional regulator has protein sequence MRDVVWGILLMVLSVVTMIVYFWALFLSPSNMEFLGHSISEWAVIIPVLIFVYLFLFVIAWIGWAMATTPPTLPLLKENLKGDDTHREDAGDNK, from the coding sequence ATGCGTGACGTGGTTTGGGGAATCCTACTGATGGTGTTAAGCGTGGTGACAATGATAGTGTATTTCTGGGCGCTGTTTTTATCGCCATCTAACATGGAGTTTCTGGGGCACTCTATAAGCGAGTGGGCAGTAATTATACCCGTACTAATATTCGTTTACTTATTCCTCTTCGTTATAGCGTGGATAGGGTGGGCTATGGCTACAACGCCGCCAACCCTACCACTACTTAAAGAGAACCTTAAAGGCGACGACACCCACAGAGAAGACGCGGGAGACAATAAGTAG
- a CDS encoding Lrp/AsnC family transcriptional regulator — protein sequence MEDEEGVVKGPHHYLVKKRSLDDIEREIYSVLMEHGSMPLSEIWRRLDCHLWEASAALMRLKRKGLVEETDVTPEAYRKRG from the coding sequence TTGGAGGATGAAGAAGGGGTTGTAAAGGGACCGCACCACTACCTAGTTAAGAAACGCTCTCTGGATGATATTGAGCGCGAAATATACAGCGTTCTGATGGAACATGGATCGATGCCTCTCTCAGAAATTTGGAGGAGACTTGATTGCCATTTATGGGAGGCATCAGCCGCGCTAATGAGGCTGAAGAGGAAGGGTTTGGTGGAGGAAACCGATGTGACGCCGGAAGCGTACAGGAAAAGGGGTTAA